In one window of Solanum pennellii chromosome 2, SPENNV200 DNA:
- the LOC107010412 gene encoding GATA transcription factor 5-like produces MDYSGNCQSFVSGDDLFVDDLLDLSNGFSEDEQNENENENNKSSSSQQIKECDKETVIIPSVKQDFGSLLGCEISLPGADLDNLEWLSHFVEDSFSEYSLTYSAGNLPEKSLKVHSNVEIPVREKPCFTVPFGAEREKNKPPSMSFSSSSSTTANNFWGELSVENKPAARKPKKKMEKRIGIGAKQCSHCGVQKTPLWRTGPLGEKTLCNACGVRFKSGRLLPEYRPASSPTFSTGLHSNSHRKVLEMRRKKETEPGPPVQSF; encoded by the exons ATGGATTACTCCGGCAACTGTCAAAGTTTTGTTTCCGGTGATGATTTGTTTGTTGACGACCTTCTTGACTTGTCAAATGGTTTCTCTGAGGACgaacaaaatgaaaatgaaaatgaaaacaaCAAGTCTTCGTCGTCGCAACAGATTAAGGAATGTGATAAAGAAACTGTTATTATTCCTTCTGTGAAACAAGATTTTGGTTCTCTTCTTGGTTGTGAAATCAGCCTTCCT GGGGCTGATTTGGATAACCTAGAATGGTTATCTCATTTTGTGGAAGATTCATTTTCGGAGTATTCACTTACATACTCTGCCGGAAACCTACCGGAAAAATCTCTCAAAGTTCATTCAAACGTAGAAATTCCGGTCCGAGAGAAGCCCTGTTTCACCGTTCCGTTTGGTGCCGAACGAGAGAAAAATAAACCTCCGTCAATGTCATTTTCTTCGTCTTCCTCCACTACAGCCAACAATTTTTGGGGTGAGTTATCGGTAGAAAATAAACCGGCGGCGaggaaaccaaagaagaagaTGGAGAAACGTATAGGAATTGGGGCAAAACAGTGCAGTCATTGTGGGGTGCAGAAGACTCCACTATGGCGGACCGGTCCATTAGGTGAGAAAACACTTTGCAATGCATGTGGAGTCCGGTTTAAATCCGGTCGGCTGTTACCAGAATACCGGCCGGCAAGTAGTCCGACGTTTTCGACTGGGTTACACTCGAACAGTCACCGGAAAGTTTTGGAAATGCGGCGGAAGAAGGAAACTGAACCGGGTCCGCCGGTCCagagtttttga
- the LOC107010440 gene encoding desiccation-related protein clone PCC27-04 has translation MAHNGTSQGQLHLIDEHGNRVHQIDDPNAIQGIAMGFAPAGTSSDTMKKEHHEGQQLRHSCSSNSSSSEDDGERGRRKKKKGIKKKIKETLTGGAEEGVQTTIPISISTPTSSGEVEKKGIMEKIKEKIPGMH, from the exons ATGGCACATAACGGTACTAGCCAGGGCCAATTGCACCTAATTGATGAACATGGAAATCGAGTTCATCAAATTGATGATCCCAATGCAATTCAAGGTATAGCTATGGGGTTCGCTCCTGCTGGTACAAGCTCTGATACTATGAAAAAAGAACACCATGAGGGACAACAACTTCGTCATTCTTGTAGCTCTAATTCAAGTTCC TCTGAGGATGATGGAGAAAGagggaggaggaagaagaaaaagggcaTAAAGAAGAAGATTAAAGAGACGTTGACCGGAGGCGCTGAAGAAGGTGTACAAACTACTATTCCTATTTCTATTTCTACTCCGACTTCTAGTGGTGAAGTCGAAAAGAAAGGAATAATGGAGAAAATCAAGGAGAAGATCCCTGGAATGCACTGA
- the LOC107011045 gene encoding zinc finger CCCH domain-containing protein 44-like — protein MDDDNSSPQMCRPCVEEPQSQRLLEDAASSVENCTSIQDMEGKQLVGVPGTMSAVATGNSNSPATLKTPIENGIGFAEKTKRGRPPRGVVVKAPQPKRQREEEEGEDVCFICFDGGSLVLCDRKGCPKAYHPACIKRDEAFFRSKAKWNCGWHVCSVCQKASHYMCYTCTYSVCKGCTKDADFFCVRRSKGFCSTCMRIIMLIENIDQGIKEMVQVDFDDKSSWEYLFKVYWMYLKEKLSLTQSELIQAKKPWRGSDTVHVKQQRLPFCHPVAFDGKGIVGKSFDHLELKKPVQLLEPPCKDPPITEVQTIAEAENLSGPGCTPQLEKTQHIELELRRNDSLKKEKASASTGTSLNGRIEWASKELLEFVAHMKNGDTSALSHFEVQALLLEYIKRNKLRDPHQKSQIICDSRLRSLFGKHRAGHIEMLKLLEFHFLIKEDSQGSAFIPAGIVGNVTSRVEADDNNDISFLMNKTKKRKSRRHTEESSVQINLDEYAAIDAHNINLIYLRRDLMESLIEDMEKFQGRVIGSVVRIRISGNNQKQDMYRLVHVVGTSKAFVPYKIGDKTADVLLEVLNLNKKEIVPIDSISNQDFSEDECRRLRQIIKCGLVKRLTIGEIRKKAMELRAVKLNDTLEEEILRLNNLRDRASEKGRKKELRECVEKLELLKTPEEHQRRLLATPEVHADPKMDPNYETEEDARESDDKKQVEYGGPRFTRFCRREDKPMSSWRKDKEGSIMSRCKVSEKREVHGNIMKKLGNQGTARQVVDRCASETSITSFSTVNSTFTNCSDTDKLWHYRDPSGRIQGPFSVTQLRKWNKSGLFPLDMRIWIKGERDDSVLLTNALKGLFGIAPQVHGEISHQSQELGATSVNSSVGWCGSATGIGRECVEKEVPWHLRITNNHSNGYTETARMDGLSSSLPQCLDLNNSYSNKPHPSSPEPSSSHGNVYGAPSNGKRCHEIVDVQSSTGHMIQDSSRSGCNHSMQSHSQRHSGQSCGQNWEPSNNNRSSVNINSGSSFASVSKSSDPSQQKGITSYPDLPSPTPKTSYDDVDAQAAEELLSLSLVVPVSASNIQDLPSSTPELEEEAPVGQAAANKDSLTSSFPVQDSGFSWSSASSLVIDGSQLPEIANGLGGPAVKPSIDSALISDSALKPAEAVGDHVDTPTSDVNQLKPAEAVGDYVDTPTSDVNQLKPAEAVGDHVDTPTLDVNQLKPAEAVGDHADTPTSDVNQLKPAVAMGDHVDTPTSDVNQLKESEAVGDHADTPTSDVNQLKPAVAMGDHVDTPTSDVNQLKQAEAVGDHVDTPTSDANQHPDNSSSNPISNFSDWRAIFGEPIEFSTLDEESVSDLLAEVDAMESQTQSGMGSPTSAMGFCEETIAGCRGDFFSFLEELSPTPDPAKNDALSSTEDIQLPCQSSLTNELARTLHAEAFDPFKRSSRTSSTSSEGETKSADISFSQGDTGFNIPIPCTTGKTALSVISQSTELEAITTDCCAAPGNMSYCGPVQGFANVNQVSSMGTACGYSNTNDSPFTRNTLSESQCIYSGERSGGPRDWVIPVGDLGFERDR, from the exons ATGGACGATGATAATTCCAGCCCGCAGATGTGCCGCCCTTGTGTAGAAGAACCTCAGAGTCAAAGGTTGCTCGAGGACGCCGCATCGTCAGTAGAAAACTGCACATCTATTCAGGATATGGAAGGGAAGCAGCTGGTCGGAGTTCCGGGAACGATGTCCGCGGTTGCTACTGGAAATTCTAATTCTCCGGCGACGTTGAAGACGCCGATAGAGAACGGGATCGGCTTCGCTGAGAAGACGAAGCGAGGACGGCCGCCACGTGGAGTAGTAGTTAAAGCTCCGCAACCGAAGAGACAACGAGAGGAGGAGGAAGGGGAAGATGTCTGCTTTATTTGTTTCGATGGTGGTTCTCTTGTCCTATGCGATCGCAA GGGATGTCCGAAGGCATACCATCCAGCTTGTATTAAGCGGGATGAGGCATTTTTCCGCTCCAAAGCTAAATGGAACTGTG GTTGGCATGTTTGTAGTGTATGTCAAAAGGCTTCCCACtatatgtgctatacttgtacATATTCGGTGTGCAAAGGATGTACAAAAGATGCTGATTTCTTCTGTGTTCGAAGAAGCAAAGGCTTTTGCTCAACATGCATGAGAATTATCATGCTGATTGAGAATATAGACCAAGGGATCAAGGAGATG GTTCAAGTAGATTTTGATGACAAAAGTAGCTGGGAGTATCTCTTCAAGGTATATTGGATgtacttaaaagaaaaattatcatTAACACAAAGTGAACTTATTCAAGCTAAAAAACCCTGGAGAGGATCAGATACAGTACACGTTAAGCAACAGCGACTACCTTTTTGTCATCCTGTTGCATTTGATGGCAAAGGTATTGTGGGCAAGTCTTTTGACCATCTGGAGCTGAAAAAACCCGTACAATTGCTGGAGCCACCTTGCAAGGATCCTCCAATCACTGAAGTCCAAACAATTGCTGAGGCTGAAAATTTAAGTGGTCCTGGTTGTACTCCACAGTTGGAAAAAACACAGCACATAGAACTAGAGTTACGGAGGAATGATtctttaaagaaagaaaaagcaaGTGCTTCCACGGGGACATCATTGAATGGACGCATTGAATGGGCGTCCAAAGAGCTTTTGGAGTTTGTTGCACACATGAAGAATGGTGATACTTCTGCTCTATCACATTTTGAGGTGCAGGCACTATTACTAGAGTACATAAAGAGAAATAAACTTCGAGATCCTCATCAGAAAAGTCAAATAATTTGTGATTCGAGGCTCAGAAGTCTTTTTGGAAAACATCGTGCTGGCCACATAGAAATGCTAAAGCTTCTTGAATTTCACTTTCTGATAAAGGAGGATTCGCAGGGGAGTGCATTTATACCAGCTGGAATTGTTGGAAATGTTACTAGTCGTGTGGAGGCTGATGATAATAATGATATCTCATTCTTGATGAATAAAACTAAGAAACGTAAATCGCGTAGACACACCGAAGAAAGTTCAGTGCAGATAAATCTAGATGAGTATGCAGCAATTGATGCTCATAACATCAATCTCATATATTTGCGCCGTGATTTGATGGAGAGTCTTATTGAAGATATGGAAAAGTTCCAAGGCAGAGTTATTGGCTCGGTTGTCCGTATAAGAATATCTGGTAACAATCAGAAGCAAGATATGTACAGGCTTGTCCATGTCGTAG GTACAAGCAAGGCATTTGTTCCATATAAGATTGGGGACAAGACTGCTGATGTACTGCTGGAAGTCTTAAACTTAAACAAGAAAGAGATTGTTCCTATTGATTCTATTTCAAATCAAGATTTCTCTGAG GATGAATGCAGAAGATTACGTCAGATTATAAAATGTGGGCTTGTAAAGCGGCTGACCATA GGCGAGATAAGGAAGAAAGCAATGGAACTCCGTGCAGTAAAACTCAACGAT ACTTTGGAAGAAGAGATACTGCGACTCAACAATCTTCGTGATAGAGCAAGTGAGAAAGGGCGTAAGAAAGA GCTAAGAGAATGTGTAGAGAAACTAGAGCTTCTGAAGACGCCTGAGGAACATCAGCGGAGGCTACTTGCAACTCCAGAAGTGCACGCTGATCCAAAGATGGATCCTAATTATGAAACTGAAGAAGATGCTAGAGAATCTGACGACAAAAAACAAG TTGAATATGGGGGGCCAAGATTCACTAGATTTTGCAGAAGGGAAGACAAGCCTATGTCTTCATGGAGGAAAG ATAAAGAGGGATCTATCATGTCTCGATGTAAAGTTAGTGAAAAAAGAGAGGTTCATGGAAATATCATGAAGAAACTAGGGAATCAAGGTACTGCACGTCAGGTTGTGGATAGGTGTGCATCTGAAACTTCAATTACAAGCTTTTCTACAGTGAACTCAACATTCACCAACTGTAGTGACACTGACAAGCTTTGGCATTACCGTGACCCTAGTGGTAGAATACAAGGACCGTTTTCAGTGACGCAGTTGAGGAAATGGAATAAATCAGGGCTTTTTCCCCTTGATATGAGGATATGGATAAAAGGTGAGCGTGATGACTCGGTACTTTTAACTAATGCACTAAAAGGGCTGTTCGGTATAGCCCCTCAGGTTCATGGTGAGATTTCACACCAGTCTCAGGAGCTTGGTGCTACTTCTGTTAACAGTAGTGTTGGGTGGTGTGGAAGCGCAACTGGAATAGGGAGAGAATGTGTAGAGAAGGAGGTACCTTGGCACCTCCGTATTACAAATAATCATTCTAATGGTTACACTGAGACGGCGAGGATGGATGGGCTGTCATCATCTTTGCCACAATGTTTGGACTTGAATAATTCTTATTCCAACAAACCCCATCCATCCAGCCCAGAACCATCATCCAGTCATGGGAACGTGTATGGAGCTCCTTCCAATGGGAAAAGATGCCATGAAATTGTTGATGTTCAGTCCAGTACAGGTCATATGATTCAGGACTCAAGTAGAAGTGGTTGCAACCATAGTATGCAATCTCACAGTCAGAGGCACTCAGGGCAGTCTTGTGGACAGAACTGGGAACCTTCAAACAATAATAGAAGTTCAGTTAACATAAATTCTGGATCTAGTTTTGCTTCAGTTTCCAAGTCAAGTGATCCATCTCAACAGAAAGGTATCACAAGTTATCCAGATCTGCCCAGTCCAACCCCCAAAACAAGCTATGACGATGTTGATGCTCAGGCTGCTGAAGAGCTACTTTCTTTGAGTTTGGTTGTTCCAGTTAGTGCTTCAAATATCCAGGATTTGCCTAGTTCTACACCAGAATTGGAAGAAGAAGCTCCAGTTGGGCAGGCTGCAGCAAACAAAGATTCTTTAACTTCTAGTTTTCCTGTTCAGGATTCAGGTTTTAGTTGGAGCAGTGCTTCTAGTCTGGTGATCGATGGGTCCCAACTTCCTGAAATAGCTAATGGATTGGGTGGACCAGCTGTGAAACCATCTATAGACTCTGCTCTTATCTCTGATTCTGCACTGAAACCTGCTGAAGCAGTAGGTGATCATGTCGACACACCTACATCAGATGTCAACCAACTGAAACCAGCTGAAGCAGTGGGTGATTATGTCGACACACCTACATCAGATGTCAACCAACTGAAACCAGCTGAAGCAGTGGGTGATCATGTCGACACACCTACGTTAGATGTCAACCAACTGAAACCAGCTGAAGCAGTGGGTGATCATGCTGACACACCTACATCAGATGTCAACCAACTGAAACCAGCTGTCGCAATGGGTGATCATGTTGACACACCTACATCAGATGTCAACCAACTGAAAGAATCTGAAGCAGTGGGTGATCATGCTGACACACCTACATCAGATGTCAACCAACTGAAACCAGCTGTCGCAATGGGTGATCATGTTGACACACCTACATCAGATGTCAACCAACTGAAACAAGCTGAAGCAGTGGGTGATCATGTCGACACACCTACATCAGATGCCAACCAACACCCTGATAATTCCTCATCTAATCCAATCTCAAACTTCTCCGATTGGCGAGCAATCTTTGGTGAGCCAATAGAGTTCAGCACTTTAGATGAGGAATCCGTGTCCGACCTATTAGCTGAAGTTGATGCAATGGAATCTCAAACTCAAAGTGGTATGGGTTCACCAACCTCCGCCATGGGGTTCTGTGAGGAGACAATAGCTGGATGTAGAGGGGACTTTTTCAGCTTTTTGGAGGAGCTTAGTCCCACGCCTGACCCTGCAAAAAATGATGCCTTGAGCTCCACTGAAGATATACAATTACCTTGTCAATCCTCTCTGACAAATGAACTAGCGAGGACATTACATGCTGAAGCTTTTGATCCTTTTAAGAGGTCTAGCAGGACTTCGTCTACTAGCAGTGAGGGAGAAACAAAGTCAGCTGATATTTCCTTTTCCCAGGGGGACACTGGGTTCAATATACCTATACCCTGCACCACGGGGAAAACTGCACTTTCAGTCATCAGCCAGAGTACTGAACTGGAAGCTATAACCACCGACTGTTGTGCAGCACCTGGAAACATGTCTTACTGTGGACCAGTTCAGGGATTCGCAAATGTTAATCAAGTTAGCAGCATGGGGACTGCATGCGGTTATTCAAACACGAATGATTCCCCTTTCACCAGGAATACATTGTCTGAAAGCCAGTGTATATACTCGGGGGAGAGGTCTGGTGGTCCAAGAGACTGGGTTATTCCAGTAGGGGATTTGGGATTTGAAAGGGATAGGTAA